A DNA window from Aminipila luticellarii contains the following coding sequences:
- a CDS encoding metal-dependent transcriptional regulator → MNNKDFYTVRGYQLLNEKENVLTSSMEDYLEMIYRICSKEGFIRMNELASHLNVRPSSATKLVQKLRSVGFVNYQKYGMIQLTEEGREIGAFLLKRHRIIENFLHTIGVEDTLRDTEMIEHDISPGTLDNLHIFNNFFHENPEILKRYEIYKDQWSQTKKNRG, encoded by the coding sequence ATGAATAATAAGGATTTTTATACGGTCAGAGGATATCAATTATTAAATGAAAAAGAGAACGTACTGACCTCCAGCATGGAGGACTATTTGGAAATGATATACCGGATCTGTTCCAAGGAAGGGTTTATACGAATGAATGAACTGGCCAGTCATTTAAACGTCCGGCCATCCTCCGCCACGAAGCTCGTTCAAAAATTGAGAAGTGTTGGATTTGTAAATTATCAGAAATACGGGATGATTCAGCTGACGGAAGAGGGACGGGAAATCGGAGCCTTTCTTTTAAAAAGGCATCGTATCATAGAAAATTTTTTGCATACGATTGGGGTAGAGGATACCCTGAGAGATACGGAGATGATAGAACACGATATCAGTCCAGGTACATTGGATAATCTTCACATATTCAATAATTTTTTTCATGAAAATCCGGAAATTTTAAAACGGTATGAAATATATAAAGACCAATGGAGCCAAACAAAAAAGAACAGGGGCTGA
- a CDS encoding FeoA family protein: MNKNLISLNQLPSGTFGRIKSLDSEGNERRRMLDLGLIQDTVVESIRKSPAGDPIAYEIRGAVIALRSEEASKILVESLH; encoded by the coding sequence ATGAATAAAAATTTAATTTCGCTGAATCAGCTGCCCTCCGGCACATTTGGCAGAATAAAAAGCTTGGACTCTGAGGGAAATGAGCGAAGAAGAATGTTAGATTTGGGATTGATTCAGGACACCGTAGTGGAGTCCATAAGGAAAAGCCCGGCGGGTGACCCCATTGCATATGAAATCCGGGGGGCTGTAATTGCCCTGCGCTCGGAAGAGGCATCCAAAATATTGGTTGAATCTTTGCATTAA
- the feoB gene encoding ferrous iron transport protein B has product MGLTKQSTGSGALNEMIQIQLESPEDIVVALAGNPNTGKSTLFNSFTGLNQHTGNWPGKTVTNAQGKYIYKEKRYVLVDLPGTYSLLSNSVEEQVARDFICFGRPDVTVVVTDATCLERNLNLVLQILEITSKVVVCVNLLDEAKKKAITIHLSKLSSILRVPVVGTSARSGKGLEKLKEAIEKVAHEEIHTSPVRIQYDPKLEEVLKELVPCVQELTGNQMNSRWASLRLIDADNQLLQSIRDHLQLDLSKTLLLQDKLKTASDKLEDYQITTKDLQERVVSSIVTAAEGICKEVVCVENKNYNQRDRNIDRILTSRIFGIPIMIGLLGVVFWITIIGANYPSALLSELFAKLEVQLSGFLLWIHAPHWVYDIVVLGMYRTLSWVISVMLPPMAIFFPLFTLMEDLGYLPRIAFNLDYCFKKACAHGKQALTMCMGFGCNAAGIIACRIIDSPRERLIAIITNNFVPCNGRFPMLIALSSLFIAGGAGRFRSLAATLCILAVIVLGVFITLFISRLLSKTILKGLPSSFTLELPPYRRPQIIKIIVRSIFDRTLFVLGRAVMVAAPAGVVIWIMANITIADGSLLTHCALFLDPFAKLLGMDGYILMAFILGLPANEIVIPILIMSYMAKGSMLELESLSQMKDLFIDNGWTWLTAVCMMLFSLNHWPCATTLLTIRKETQSWKWTGIAFLVPTLTGILLCFIVAQGVTLLGLA; this is encoded by the coding sequence ATGGGACTGACAAAACAATCCACAGGCAGCGGCGCCCTAAATGAAATGATTCAAATTCAACTGGAATCACCGGAGGATATTGTAGTCGCACTTGCAGGAAATCCGAATACAGGAAAAAGTACTTTATTCAACAGCTTTACCGGACTGAACCAGCATACGGGAAATTGGCCCGGCAAAACGGTAACGAATGCACAGGGAAAGTACATATACAAAGAGAAAAGATATGTTCTGGTCGATCTTCCCGGAACCTATTCCTTATTATCCAATTCGGTGGAAGAGCAGGTCGCGAGAGATTTTATCTGTTTCGGCAGACCCGATGTGACCGTGGTAGTAACAGATGCTACCTGTTTAGAAAGAAATCTGAATTTAGTTCTGCAAATCTTAGAAATCACCAGCAAGGTGGTCGTCTGCGTAAACCTGCTAGATGAAGCCAAAAAGAAAGCGATCACGATTCATTTGAGCAAGCTGTCCAGTATTTTACGCGTTCCCGTAGTGGGCACTTCCGCGCGAAGCGGGAAAGGACTGGAGAAGCTTAAGGAAGCAATTGAAAAGGTTGCACACGAGGAAATTCATACATCCCCTGTAAGGATTCAATACGATCCGAAGCTGGAAGAAGTATTGAAGGAATTGGTACCGTGTGTTCAGGAGCTTACAGGAAATCAAATGAACAGCAGATGGGCGTCCCTGCGTCTCATCGATGCCGATAACCAGCTTCTCCAGTCTATCCGGGATCATCTCCAGCTGGATCTGTCCAAGACCCTTCTGTTGCAGGATAAATTGAAGACTGCTTCTGATAAACTGGAGGACTACCAGATCACAACAAAGGATTTGCAGGAGCGGGTCGTTTCCTCCATTGTAACGGCTGCAGAAGGTATCTGCAAGGAAGTGGTCTGTGTGGAAAACAAGAATTATAATCAGCGGGACCGCAATATTGACCGTATCTTGACCTCGCGAATATTTGGCATTCCCATTATGATCGGACTTTTGGGGGTCGTTTTCTGGATTACCATAATCGGCGCCAACTACCCTTCCGCTCTGCTGTCCGAACTTTTCGCCAAGCTCGAAGTACAGCTGTCCGGTTTTCTCCTGTGGATTCATGCTCCCCACTGGGTTTATGATATTGTCGTATTAGGAATGTACCGAACCTTATCCTGGGTCATATCTGTTATGCTCCCGCCCATGGCTATTTTCTTTCCGCTGTTCACACTCATGGAGGATTTGGGATACCTTCCAAGGATTGCGTTTAATTTGGATTACTGCTTTAAGAAGGCTTGTGCCCATGGAAAGCAAGCTCTGACCATGTGCATGGGGTTCGGATGCAATGCGGCCGGTATCATTGCCTGCAGAATTATTGACTCCCCAAGAGAGCGGTTAATTGCCATTATCACCAACAATTTTGTTCCCTGTAACGGCAGATTTCCTATGCTGATCGCGCTTTCCAGCCTATTCATCGCCGGCGGTGCCGGCCGGTTCCGCTCTCTGGCCGCGACCTTGTGCATATTGGCTGTGATCGTATTAGGCGTCTTCATTACGCTCTTCATATCCCGATTATTATCAAAAACGATTTTAAAGGGGCTGCCCTCTTCCTTCACTTTAGAATTGCCGCCGTACAGAAGACCGCAGATCATCAAAATCATTGTCCGTTCCATTTTTGACCGAACCTTGTTCGTATTGGGCCGCGCCGTTATGGTGGCTGCTCCGGCCGGAGTGGTCATTTGGATAATGGCAAATATTACAATCGCAGACGGAAGCCTGCTGACCCATTGCGCCTTGTTTTTAGACCCATTTGCAAAGCTGCTGGGGATGGACGGTTACATCCTGATGGCCTTTATTTTAGGCTTGCCTGCCAATGAAATCGTCATACCGATTTTAATTATGAGTTATATGGCGAAGGGTTCCATGCTGGAATTGGAAAGCTTGAGCCAGATGAAGGACTTATTTATTGACAACGGATGGACCTGGCTGACAGCAGTCTGTATGATGCTGTTTTCACTGAATCACTGGCCTTGTGCTACGACACTATTGACCATACGGAAAGAAACACAGAGCTGGAAGTGGACCGGTATTGCTTTTCTGGTTCCCACACTTACCGGAATCCTCCTGTGCTTTATCGTGGCACAGGGAGTAACTCTTCTGGGGCTTGCGTAA
- a CDS encoding M56 family metallopeptidase — protein sequence MIENLFWNTIRVSVTTSAVIVLLLLLQPLIHRHYNAKWRYFVWLILAVRLLIPFSPSLPQTPVPIMQIPQQVEFKLPVQNNMDSPPKNDPTDVGKGEENTAISPSVSSPIPNKMSLGEKACTVWVLGMSFFLLYHLTGYFILKKSIVRFSKTVEEEHTAELWREVKKEMNRERNIPLLIYKKGQSPMITGFFRPVLLLPDVPYGDEELKLILKHELIHYKRKDIWYKLLLVCANAMHWFNPLVYLMRGVSNRDIEMVCDSELIKGSDSTFRKQYSEAILSAIHRENHCKTAFSTDFYGGKRTMKERLTNIFDRNKKRKGVLALCAVVLLTGISGASVAYGVDSGKEGKEIDNIALLDAGTSNDLQQGKWILSYGDGDSAIVPLEPDTDNPSAYLEDKAVYISDEVTAVAYSGGAGEKSPVSVLISRDKGQNWEKYDLPGIKAYDYPYKYIGFSTQKDGWMLLAGDVAMGRQQNRIFQTSDSGKTWTEIGNTNGVYERVVTGAGFVNENVGFVSFRYDMDTNPVVYRTENKGKTWTKCSLEIPGSFRDITSYATALAPVFKGAKGVLPVTFRNNDWKGDPVDVTVRYETSDYGKTWKFNEKYNLALIWGNAWVTRDGRARYEIMDSKMQEDFRSQQFSPDNFVIRWSSPWVERYDVALDGEQAVITYWYTDSTQATYKGVERLTFTEENSRGVIKDCRTEVDMEEYADISNWKSVDTGLYTFSVPDEWGVNVTSSDSVRFIYEANGQQVGTLSTLGYDPSRPFSQLEGNHAQTLSTEKLKDCKYPATKVIIRKTLPAAAKDDSYEDELHIYLIPQNSKLAYDLCFDASWGNAKAVEVAKSMEIQESPDKFYQLACLEQGRTWLSAAKLQEGMFSDMSLSANGKIKHFSWETYSNPTFLPELTYADVDGDGKSELLVILCKGEGTGFLEEEIHVLNPEDLSEIAVENPLTALSNRMVSKIDQNGVKIQVDKGEPLVFSEKDITAKVAERKSWFNKLETGNIVDYSVQGNAVMVSVEAQLSPVGYLGSFNLTYEYKNNKLKVKDIRFSSRL from the coding sequence ATGATAGAGAATCTATTTTGGAATACGATCAGGGTATCCGTTACCACATCTGCGGTTATCGTGCTTTTGCTGCTTTTGCAGCCTCTGATTCACAGACACTACAATGCTAAATGGCGATATTTCGTATGGCTTATTTTGGCCGTCCGGCTGCTGATTCCATTCAGTCCGTCATTACCTCAGACACCTGTACCGATCATGCAGATACCCCAGCAGGTAGAATTTAAACTGCCGGTACAAAACAACATGGATTCCCCGCCCAAGAACGATCCGACTGATGTGGGGAAGGGGGAAGAAAATACTGCAATATCCCCTTCCGTATCCTCTCCAATACCAAATAAAATGAGTCTAGGTGAAAAGGCCTGCACGGTATGGGTTCTGGGTATGAGCTTTTTTCTGCTCTACCATTTAACCGGATATTTTATATTAAAAAAATCCATTGTACGATTTTCAAAAACAGTTGAAGAGGAACACACGGCAGAACTTTGGCGTGAAGTAAAGAAAGAAATGAATAGGGAACGAAATATTCCATTACTGATTTATAAGAAAGGGCAGAGCCCTATGATAACCGGATTTTTCAGACCGGTTCTTCTCTTACCAGATGTACCATATGGAGATGAAGAATTAAAGCTTATTCTCAAGCATGAGCTGATTCATTACAAACGAAAAGATATCTGGTATAAGCTGCTGCTGGTATGTGCCAACGCAATGCACTGGTTCAATCCGCTGGTCTATCTCATGAGAGGGGTATCCAATAGGGATATTGAAATGGTCTGTGATTCGGAACTGATCAAGGGTTCGGACAGCACTTTCAGAAAACAGTACAGTGAAGCCATCTTATCAGCTATTCACCGGGAGAATCATTGCAAGACTGCATTTTCTACTGATTTTTACGGGGGTAAGAGGACAATGAAGGAAAGGCTTACAAACATTTTTGATAGGAATAAAAAACGAAAAGGAGTACTCGCCTTATGTGCAGTTGTTCTCCTCACAGGTATTTCCGGAGCATCCGTGGCTTACGGTGTTGACAGCGGCAAGGAAGGAAAGGAAATTGACAATATTGCTCTGTTGGATGCCGGAACTTCAAATGATCTGCAGCAGGGTAAATGGATCCTTTCTTATGGAGATGGAGATTCTGCCATAGTGCCTCTGGAGCCGGATACAGATAATCCGTCTGCTTATTTGGAGGATAAGGCGGTGTACATATCAGATGAAGTGACCGCAGTGGCGTATAGCGGCGGGGCGGGTGAGAAATCCCCTGTGTCCGTATTGATCAGCAGGGACAAGGGACAAAATTGGGAAAAATATGATCTGCCGGGCATAAAAGCGTACGATTACCCGTATAAATATATCGGTTTTTCTACCCAAAAGGACGGCTGGATGCTGTTAGCGGGAGACGTTGCCATGGGTCGGCAGCAAAACCGGATTTTTCAGACATCAGACAGCGGAAAGACGTGGACAGAAATCGGAAATACAAACGGCGTTTATGAGCGTGTTGTAACCGGAGCAGGCTTTGTCAACGAAAATGTCGGCTTTGTTTCATTCCGATATGATATGGACACCAATCCTGTAGTATACCGTACCGAAAACAAGGGAAAGACTTGGACAAAATGCTCTTTGGAAATCCCGGGATCCTTTAGGGATATTACCTCCTATGCCACAGCATTGGCACCTGTTTTTAAGGGAGCCAAGGGTGTTCTTCCTGTTACCTTCCGCAATAATGACTGGAAGGGCGATCCTGTAGATGTAACCGTGCGGTATGAAACTTCTGATTACGGGAAAACATGGAAATTTAACGAGAAGTATAACCTTGCTTTGATTTGGGGGAATGCCTGGGTCACCAGGGACGGAAGGGCACGTTATGAGATCATGGACAGTAAAATGCAGGAGGATTTTCGCAGTCAACAGTTTTCACCGGATAATTTTGTAATCCGCTGGTCCAGCCCGTGGGTAGAACGTTATGATGTGGCTCTGGACGGGGAACAGGCAGTCATTACCTATTGGTATACCGATTCTACGCAGGCGACCTACAAGGGCGTTGAACGCCTTACCTTTACAGAGGAAAACAGCCGGGGCGTTATAAAGGACTGCCGGACAGAAGTAGATATGGAGGAATATGCAGATATATCTAATTGGAAATCTGTGGATACCGGATTATATACTTTTTCCGTTCCGGACGAATGGGGCGTAAACGTTACCTCCAGCGATTCGGTTCGCTTTATCTATGAAGCGAATGGTCAGCAGGTTGGAACCCTGTCCACTTTAGGCTATGATCCGTCAAGACCTTTCTCTCAGTTAGAAGGGAATCATGCGCAGACTTTGAGCACAGAAAAATTAAAAGACTGTAAATATCCCGCAACGAAAGTAATAATTCGAAAAACCCTTCCCGCGGCGGCAAAGGATGATTCCTATGAGGATGAACTGCATATTTATTTGATCCCTCAGAACAGCAAGCTTGCTTATGACTTGTGCTTTGATGCTTCCTGGGGAAATGCCAAGGCTGTTGAGGTGGCCAAAAGCATGGAGATACAGGAAAGTCCTGATAAATTTTATCAGCTTGCTTGTCTGGAACAGGGACGCACATGGCTGTCGGCAGCAAAGCTGCAGGAGGGAATGTTTTCCGATATGAGTCTTTCTGCAAATGGGAAGATAAAGCATTTTTCATGGGAGACCTACAGTAATCCTACGTTCCTGCCGGAGCTTACTTATGCGGACGTTGATGGAGATGGAAAGAGCGAACTTCTTGTTATTTTATGCAAGGGAGAAGGCACCGGTTTCCTGGAAGAGGAGATTCATGTTTTGAATCCGGAGGACTTATCGGAGATTGCAGTTGAAAATCCGCTGACAGCCCTTTCGAATCGCATGGTATCCAAAATAGATCAAAACGGAGTAAAAATTCAGGTGGATAAAGGAGAACCCCTTGTATTTTCTGAAAAAGATATTACTGCAAAGGTGGCGGAAAGAAAAAGCTGGTTCAACAAGCTGGAAACCGGAAATATCGTAGACTATTCCGTTCAGGGAAATGCCGTAATGGTGTCCGTAGAAGCACAGCTTTCCCCCGTAGGATATTTGGGCAGCTTTAACTTGACCTATGAATACAAGAATAACAAGCTGAAGGTAAAGGATATCCGTTTTTCTTCAAGACTATAA
- a CDS encoding BlaI/MecI/CopY family transcriptional regulator: MSNTRRRLPDSELEIMMIIWEAKEPVTSAYVSEKLKDKKQWKITSILTFLARLAEKGFITSKREGKNNVYAAVISEQEYLENEGKTFLEKLYGNSLTSFVASLYKVNAINDEDLTELQQFIDKTTKGD, translated from the coding sequence ATGAGTAATACAAGAAGGCGTCTGCCTGATTCGGAGCTGGAGATCATGATGATTATATGGGAAGCGAAGGAACCCGTTACTTCCGCCTATGTCAGCGAAAAACTTAAGGATAAAAAGCAATGGAAGATTACGTCCATTCTGACTTTTCTGGCTCGGCTTGCAGAAAAAGGATTTATTACGAGTAAACGGGAGGGTAAAAACAATGTGTATGCTGCTGTAATCAGTGAACAGGAATATCTTGAAAATGAGGGAAAAACTTTTTTAGAAAAATTGTACGGCAACTCCCTTACAAGTTTTGTCGCATCTCTTTATAAAGTCAATGCCATAAACGATGAAGATCTTACGGAATTACAGCAATTTATTGATAAAACAACAAAGGGGGACTGA
- a CDS encoding S8 family peptidase, which produces MPKQSKGRCILIPDDILFSSDIVDFTIRKDAYYAPLILSNPKLIASHTVAGLYVICYVYVNDFPDMVYYMGSDFINSISNVFGLTQQPALEDSGIIQVQEQPYLNLRGNNVLIGFVDTGIDYTQSVFKYEDGTSKIKFIYDQSIPGTPPVGFPLGTEYTNEQINAALSADNPQEVVPHVDTAGHGTFLASVAAGRPVEDYIGAAPDSEIIMVKLKKSYPFYLDHYYVPPEQENAFSSTSVMLGVEYILQKAEELNRPVVLCIGIGSNYDSHDGESLLEDYLFNTCSIPGVCTCISVGNESQARHHFFQQITPNEAPVNIDIRVGENAGDIFVIIMNKYSDRISVSVRSPTGELISRVPAKAGRTSTTQLILERSEVSVSYYFPVGGSGNQATIVRIRNATPGVWTIIVYGDIIIDGQINAWLPLTGFVSPTVEFLSYTPYTTITSPAINLGPIRCGAYNSFNNSLYPNSSWGPTRHSQDVPDFVAPGYQVGGFFPTGYGTMNGTSVSAAITAGACALMLQWGIVDGNDSGFNTTAIRAYLIRGCRRSDTIQYPNVQWGFGTLDLMQSFVYMRQV; this is translated from the coding sequence TTGCCCAAACAGTCAAAAGGGAGGTGCATTCTTATCCCGGATGATATTTTATTTTCATCAGATATTGTTGACTTCACCATAAGAAAAGATGCTTATTACGCACCCTTGATACTATCGAATCCCAAACTAATCGCCAGTCACACCGTTGCAGGTCTTTATGTCATCTGCTATGTATACGTAAATGATTTCCCCGATATGGTTTATTATATGGGTTCTGATTTTATAAATAGTATTTCAAATGTTTTTGGGCTTACACAGCAGCCCGCTTTGGAGGATTCCGGCATTATACAGGTTCAAGAGCAGCCGTATCTGAATCTGAGGGGCAACAATGTACTGATTGGTTTTGTGGACACCGGTATTGACTATACGCAGTCTGTATTTAAATATGAGGATGGAACCAGTAAAATTAAATTTATTTATGATCAGAGTATTCCGGGCACACCGCCTGTCGGATTCCCTCTGGGAACCGAATATACCAACGAACAGATCAATGCGGCACTGTCAGCAGATAATCCGCAGGAAGTGGTGCCGCATGTGGACACAGCAGGGCACGGCACATTTTTAGCTTCCGTAGCTGCCGGACGTCCTGTTGAGGACTATATCGGGGCTGCCCCTGACTCTGAAATTATCATGGTAAAATTGAAAAAATCCTATCCCTTTTATCTGGATCATTACTACGTTCCGCCGGAGCAGGAAAATGCCTTTTCCTCTACCTCTGTCATGCTCGGTGTGGAGTACATCTTGCAAAAAGCGGAGGAATTGAATCGCCCTGTAGTTTTATGCATTGGCATCGGCTCCAATTACGACAGTCATGACGGAGAATCTCTTTTAGAGGATTATTTATTCAATACTTGCAGTATACCGGGCGTCTGTACTTGTATCTCAGTTGGAAATGAGAGCCAGGCAAGGCACCACTTTTTTCAGCAGATCACGCCAAATGAGGCACCTGTCAATATTGACATAAGAGTGGGGGAAAATGCAGGAGATATTTTTGTTATTATTATGAATAAATATAGTGACAGAATTTCTGTTTCCGTCCGCTCGCCTACTGGGGAACTGATAAGCCGTGTTCCCGCCAAAGCGGGGCGGACTTCTACGACTCAGCTGATCCTAGAACGCTCCGAGGTCAGCGTGTCCTACTATTTTCCGGTGGGAGGCAGCGGAAATCAAGCTACTATAGTAAGAATACGAAACGCCACTCCCGGCGTGTGGACCATTATCGTCTATGGGGACATTATTATAGACGGTCAAATTAACGCATGGCTGCCGCTGACCGGTTTTGTTTCCCCTACTGTGGAATTTTTATCCTATACCCCTTATACCACCATCACGTCGCCTGCCATCAATCTGGGTCCTATACGCTGCGGAGCTTATAACAGCTTCAATAACAGCCTTTATCCGAATTCTTCCTGGGGGCCAACCAGACATTCGCAGGATGTACCGGATTTTGTGGCACCGGGATATCAGGTGGGCGGATTCTTTCCTACGGGATATGGCACGATGAACGGTACCAGCGTATCTGCTGCCATTACGGCGGGAGCCTGTGCCTTGATGCTTCAATGGGGGATTGTAGACGGTAATGATTCAGGGTTTAACACCACTGCAATCCGAGCTTACCTGATTCGAGGCTGCCGGCGCAGTGATACCATACAATATCCGAATGTGCAATGGGGTTTTGGCACACTGGACTTGATGCAATCCTTTGTCTACATGCGTCAAGTCTGA
- a CDS encoding S8 family peptidase produces the protein MNEDILFSPDVVDFMIRKSASYAPQILAHPGLIAAHSIGMYFICYAKTEDYLEMMEYVGSDYINTVPTILGLLDRASLEAAGIIQVQQQPYLNLNGSNVLIGFVDTGIDYTQPAFRYEDGRSKIRFIYDQSIPGNPPEGFPLGTEYTNENIQTALSSDTPYEVVPHMDTAGHGTFLASIAAGRPADNFTGAAPDSEIIMVKLKKSYPFYLDRFCVPEEQENAFSATAVMLGVEYILQKAEKLNRPVVICIGLGSNYDSHDGYGIFAEYLYNISNNPGVCLCIAVGNESQARHHFSQQFSSDGAPQNIDIMVGENAGDIFVLIGNTISDRISVSVRSPTGELVNRVTPISGYTFNSQLVLERSQVTVSYYYPLEGSGDQITIIRILDATPGIWTITAYGDIVLNGSLNAWLPLTGFVSPTVEFLSSTPYNTITSPANAPGGVHCGAYNSFRNSLYPNSSWGSTILPLDLPDFVAPGYQVGGFYPTGYGTMDGTSVAAAITAGACALMLQWGIVESNDLGFSTPLIRAYLIRGCQRTDVMDYPNPQWGFGTLNLLQTFFYMREL, from the coding sequence TTGAATGAGGATATCCTATTTTCTCCGGATGTCGTGGATTTTATGATCCGAAAAAGTGCTTCCTATGCGCCGCAGATACTGGCGCATCCCGGACTGATCGCAGCACACTCCATTGGCATGTATTTTATCTGTTATGCAAAAACGGAAGATTATCTGGAGATGATGGAGTATGTGGGGAGCGATTACATCAATACCGTTCCCACCATTCTGGGTCTTCTGGACCGCGCAAGTCTGGAAGCTGCCGGCATCATTCAGGTCCAGCAGCAGCCATACTTAAACCTGAACGGGTCAAATGTCTTAATCGGATTTGTGGATACCGGTATCGACTATACACAGCCTGCTTTTCGATATGAGGACGGGCGGAGCAAGATCCGGTTTATATATGACCAAAGTATTCCGGGAAATCCTCCGGAAGGCTTTCCCCTAGGAACTGAATATACCAATGAAAATATTCAGACGGCTTTATCTTCCGATACTCCATACGAGGTAGTTCCCCATATGGATACCGCAGGTCACGGTACCTTTCTGGCTTCTATTGCTGCGGGACGGCCCGCTGACAATTTCACAGGTGCCGCTCCTGATTCAGAAATCATTATGGTGAAGCTAAAAAAATCGTACCCTTTTTATCTGGACCGATTTTGTGTACCGGAGGAACAGGAAAATGCCTTTTCGGCTACTGCTGTTATGCTGGGCGTTGAATACATTTTGCAGAAAGCGGAAAAACTGAACCGGCCGGTGGTCATCTGTATCGGTCTCGGCTCCAATTATGACAGCCACGACGGCTATGGTATTTTTGCGGAATACTTATATAATATTTCCAACAACCCGGGGGTTTGCTTATGTATTGCTGTCGGCAATGAAAGCCAAGCAAGGCATCACTTTTCTCAGCAATTTTCCTCGGACGGAGCTCCTCAAAACATTGATATCATGGTAGGAGAAAATGCAGGAGATATATTTGTTCTCATAGGGAACACAATCAGCGACCGGATTTCCGTATCGGTCCGCTCCCCAACAGGCGAACTGGTAAATCGAGTCACTCCCATATCCGGATATACCTTTAATTCTCAGCTCGTGCTGGAACGCTCGCAGGTCACCGTATCCTATTACTACCCACTGGAGGGAAGCGGAGATCAAATCACGATCATCCGAATTCTGGATGCCACTCCGGGTATATGGACAATCACGGCGTATGGGGACATCGTACTGAACGGCAGTCTCAATGCCTGGTTACCTTTAACAGGCTTTGTTTCTCCCACCGTGGAATTTTTATCCTCTACTCCTTATAACACCATTACCTCTCCGGCCAATGCTCCCGGTGGTGTACACTGCGGCGCCTACAACAGTTTTCGAAACAGCCTGTATCCGAATTCTTCTTGGGGCTCTACTATATTGCCGCTGGATTTGCCGGATTTTGTGGCTCCGGGATATCAGGTAGGCGGCTTCTATCCAACCGGTTATGGCACCATGGATGGCACCAGTGTGGCAGCGGCCATCACGGCGGGAGCCTGCGCCCTCATGCTTCAATGGGGAATTGTGGAAAGCAATGATTTAGGGTTCAGTACTCCCCTGATCCGGGCTTATCTGATTCGGGGGTGCCAGCGTACCGACGTCATGGATTATCCCAATCCCCAATGGGGCTTTGGAACGCTGAACCTGTTGCAGACCTTCTTCTATATGCGGGAACTGTAA
- the crcB gene encoding fluoride efflux transporter CrcB translates to MLESLIVMIGGSFGAVCRFAVSSFIKKAFSTEFPISTLFINVAGCFLMGGLLASHPGNLDQLLLGTGFLGGFTTFSTFEMENVTLFQQKEYGKLSVYVLCSCVISVFAVFLGAYAGHAFYSSRI, encoded by the coding sequence ATGCTTGAATCCCTGATAGTCATGATAGGCGGCTCCTTCGGAGCGGTATGCAGATTTGCAGTATCTTCTTTTATTAAAAAGGCTTTTTCTACAGAATTTCCCATATCCACCCTGTTTATTAATGTGGCGGGCTGCTTTTTAATGGGCGGCTTATTGGCCTCTCATCCGGGCAATTTAGATCAGCTGCTGCTTGGAACCGGATTCCTTGGAGGTTTTACTACATTTTCCACCTTTGAGATGGAAAACGTTACGTTATTTCAGCAGAAGGAATATGGGAAACTCTCAGTATATGTACTGTGCTCCTGTGTAATATCTGTTTTTGCAGTTTTCTTGGGAGCTTATGCGGGACATGCTTTTTACAGTTCCCGCATATAG
- the crcB gene encoding fluoride efflux transporter CrcB, producing MYYLYIAVFGAIGAAARYWISITFETGDFPYDILCINILGSFLLAITLRYLATVSRFSHSLITGIGIGLIGSFTTFSTFSAQVMDLLLREQYITAAAYILSNLIGGFLSAALGVYVSNRLITRKELKENA from the coding sequence ATGTATTATTTATATATTGCTGTATTTGGAGCAATTGGTGCTGCTGCCCGGTATTGGATAAGCATAACCTTTGAAACAGGGGACTTCCCATATGACATCTTGTGTATTAATATTTTGGGGAGTTTTCTTTTGGCAATCACCCTAAGATATTTAGCCACGGTTTCAAGGTTTTCCCATTCCCTTATTACCGGCATAGGGATCGGATTGATCGGTTCTTTTACCACATTTTCAACGTTTAGTGCACAGGTTATGGATCTGCTTCTGAGAGAACAGTATATAACGGCAGCTGCTTATATCTTGTCCAACCTGATAGGAGGATTTTTGTCAGCTGCTTTAGGCGTTTACGTCAGCAATAGGCTGATAACCCGAAAGGAGTTGAAAGAAAATGCTTGA